One genomic segment of candidate division KSB1 bacterium includes these proteins:
- a CDS encoding protein kinase, producing MIDKTILHYKILKEIGRGGMGVVYKAEDTKLERIVAIKFLPRQIAVNSEERERFQIEAKAAASLNHPNIATIHAIEEVDDEIFIVMEYIKGQELRELIINNSQLTIVWTTPAKSQQACKPLTRKASPTAISNLPTS from the coding sequence ATGATAGACAAAACCATACTTCATTACAAGATTCTGAAAGAAATTGGCCGTGGCGGGATGGGCGTCGTCTACAAAGCCGAGGACACCAAACTGGAACGCATCGTCGCCATCAAATTCCTGCCGCGCCAAATTGCGGTGAATTCTGAGGAGCGTGAAAGGTTCCAGATTGAGGCCAAAGCCGCCGCGTCCCTGAACCACCCGAACATCGCCACTATTCATGCCATCGAAGAGGTGGATGATGAGATCTTCATCGTCATGGAATACATCAAGGGTCAGGAATTGCGAGAATTAATAATTAATAATTCGCAATTGACAATTGTTTGGACTACGCCCGCCAAATCACAGCAGGCCTGCAAGCCGCTCACAAGAAAGGCATCACCCACCGCGATATCAAATCTGCCAACATCATGA
- a CDS encoding amidohydrolase family protein: MLNRLQGALILAAFTMISCGAGTPPLATGSKVFVGARIIDGTGASPIDNGVILVSEGKIVAAGSAADVQIPKEAERIDVRGKFIMPGLINAHGHVGDVVGLEGGHYSKENVDRQLRLYARYGVTTVNSLGGDQASGANLRAVQASPALDRARLLVAGEVVSGETEEAVRAAIDRNADLKVDYIKIRVDDNLGTSKKMTPEIYRTVIDYAHQKHLKVAAHLFYLDDAKSLLKSGIDFAAHSVRDQEVDDELIGLLKKKNIGYCPTLVREVSVFVYESEPDFFNDPFFLKEADPEVIKQLKSPDRQQRIRNSTTAQKTKKALEVALANLKKLADAGVKIAFGTDSGPPARFQGYFEHLELELMAKAGLAPMQIIIAATRDAASSLGLSHLGTLEPGKWADFIVLGANPLEDIKNSRSIESVWIAGNRVPEKEQS; the protein is encoded by the coding sequence ATGTTAAATCGATTACAAGGTGCATTGATTTTGGCCGCTTTTACAATGATTTCCTGCGGCGCTGGAACGCCGCCTCTTGCAACCGGAAGTAAAGTGTTTGTGGGCGCACGAATAATAGACGGCACCGGCGCATCACCCATTGACAATGGTGTGATATTGGTCAGCGAGGGAAAAATTGTCGCCGCTGGGTCTGCAGCAGACGTACAAATTCCCAAAGAAGCCGAACGTATTGACGTGCGGGGAAAATTTATCATGCCCGGCCTAATAAACGCCCACGGCCATGTCGGAGACGTCGTCGGTCTTGAAGGCGGTCACTATTCAAAAGAAAATGTTGATAGACAACTCCGTCTTTACGCGCGTTACGGAGTGACAACCGTGAACAGTTTAGGTGGAGATCAGGCGAGCGGCGCAAATCTGCGGGCCGTCCAAGCCAGCCCCGCCCTTGACAGAGCAAGACTGTTGGTAGCTGGTGAAGTGGTTAGTGGTGAGACAGAGGAGGCGGTTAGAGCCGCCATCGACCGGAACGCCGACCTCAAAGTGGATTATATCAAAATCCGCGTTGATGACAATTTGGGTACCAGCAAGAAGATGACGCCAGAGATTTACCGTACGGTCATCGATTACGCCCATCAAAAACACCTCAAAGTGGCGGCTCATTTGTTTTACCTCGATGACGCCAAATCCCTGCTCAAAAGCGGTATTGATTTCGCAGCCCATAGCGTTCGCGATCAAGAGGTTGATGACGAACTGATTGGGCTTCTCAAAAAAAAGAACATCGGTTATTGCCCGACCCTGGTTCGTGAAGTTTCGGTTTTTGTTTATGAAAGTGAACCGGACTTTTTTAACGATCCCTTTTTCTTGAAAGAAGCTGACCCGGAGGTTATAAAACAACTCAAAAGCCCGGACCGTCAGCAAAGGATTCGCAACAGTACAACAGCCCAGAAAACCAAGAAAGCCCTGGAAGTTGCCTTGGCAAACCTCAAGAAACTTGCGGACGCAGGTGTTAAGATCGCATTCGGCACGGATAGCGGTCCGCCGGCGCGATTTCAGGGGTACTTTGAACATCTGGAATTGGAGCTAATGGCGAAAGCGGGCTTAGCGCCTATGCAGATTATCATCGCAGCAACGCGAGACGCAGCCAGTAGTCTGGGCTTAAGTCATCTCGGCACGCTTGAACCCGGAAAATGGGCGGATTTTATCGTCCTTGGTGCAAATCCACTTGAGGACATAAAAAACAGCCGTTCTATTGAATCCGTGTGGATTGCAGGGAACCGGGTACCTGAGAAAGAGCAATCTTGA
- the tnpA gene encoding IS200/IS605 family transposase codes for MANTYTQIYIQVVFAVQGRYNMIRKEHKEELNKFITGIIRNKKQKLIAINNMPDHAHIFIGMKPSIALSDLVRDIKNNSSTFINEKKWVRGKFNWQEGFGAFSYGYSQMDAVVKYIQNQEEHHARKTFKEEYLELLKRFHVEYDEKYLFKWVEDE; via the coding sequence ATGGCAAATACATACACCCAAATCTACATTCAAGTCGTTTTCGCAGTGCAAGGTAGATACAACATGATTCGCAAAGAACACAAAGAAGAGCTGAACAAATTCATAACCGGCATCATTCGGAACAAGAAACAAAAGCTCATTGCCATCAATAACATGCCGGATCATGCGCATATTTTCATCGGCATGAAGCCGAGCATTGCTTTATCCGATTTAGTTCGCGATATCAAAAACAATTCATCGACATTCATCAACGAGAAAAAATGGGTGCGGGGAAAATTCAATTGGCAGGAAGGTTTCGGTGCATTTTCATACGGCTATTCCCAAATGGATGCTGTTGTAAAATACATTCAGAACCAGGAGGAACATCACGCCAGGAAGACCTTCAAAGAGGAATACTTAGAATTGCTTAAGAGATTTCATGTAGAATATGACGAAAAATATCTTTTTAAATGGGTTGAAGATGAATGA